In Carnobacteriaceae bacterium zg-84, the genomic window AGCATCTGGTGTTTTTAATAATTCATTAGAGTCTTGCTCACTATTTACTTTTAACACAATTTTTGATTGAATATTACTTTCCATTTGTTCATTAATAATACCACTTGGTTTTTGTGTAGCTAATATTAAATGAATGCCTAAAGAACGTCCAATCCTTGCGATTGATGTTAATTCTATTAAAAATTCTGGAGCGTATGTTTTTAATTCGGCAAATTCATCACAAATTAAAAACAGATGTGGAAGTGGCTCCATTGTAGATACAGAGGTACATTGTTTATGTGCCTTATATCGTTTGATATACTCATTAAGATTAAATACTCTATAATAAACAAATGCTTCTTGCCTTTTCTTTATCTCTGCTTTTAAACTTTGAATTGCACGTAATACATGATTTTCATCTAAATTTGTTACTACTCCAACAATATGAGGTAATTTTTCTAACGCATAGACAATTTCTCCACCTTTCCAATCAATAATAAACATCGAAATATCTTCTGGTGAGTAAGAAACTGCAAGACTTAATAAATACGTTATAAGAAATTGAGATTTTCCTGAACCGGTCATTCCTGCAATTAACGCATGAGCACCGTGCTCTGATTCGTGTAAATCCCAATAAACCCGATTATTTTTATCTGAGATGCCAATGGTTACTTTTAAAGATTGATAGCTTTTTGCTGTTTGCCAGCGATGTAAAATTGATAGTTCGGATACTTGCGATATTTGATACTGCTCTAAAAAGTTTAAAGAAGTAGACATCATCGGTTTCTTCGTATCAATATGTATCAAATTTGACAAACATCTAATTCCATTTTCAATATGTTGAGTCGGTGGATATAGAAAAAAATGAGAGTCATACTGAGCAGACAGCACTTGTCCTTTTTCTTCAGTGTGTAATAAGATTGTTTCTTTTACAATATGTGGAAGCATCAATTTTGAAATACTTATAAATATGACAGTCATACCTAGTTGATTGGGATATTTCTCTAATAAATGATAGATAGGATGTTCTATTATATATTTATAGTCTGTTACAATGAATAGATAATGTGGTAAAAACACATGCCCTTTTTTTAGTTTATCTTTCCGTTTTAACAATACATTATATAATGCATCTAATCCTTTTTGTCTGTGTTCTTCTTGATACCATAGTCCTCTCATACAACAATCATTTATATAAAAATGCTTTAAAAACCGCCATTTTCTCCATATTTTATTATATTCATCTTTTGATATAAGACAGACAAATTGCACATCTAAATATGAATGGAAAAAAGTTAATTGTATCAATATATGTTCTAAAAAACACATCATATTTTGATATGTACCGACAACACCAACGTAACTTTCTTTTAACGAAAGTGAAATAGGACTACGTTCATGTCTACTAAATCGCTTTTTTAATAATTTATCCTCATCATTTTGTATATCAATAGACAGTTTAGATGAAACACTTCCTAATCCTAAAGATACGGTTAAAAAATAGTCATGATAATAAGCTCTTTCATAAATTCGTGTATCATATACAGACATCAATCGTACTAGTTCACTTGGAAACGGAAAATTCTGTTGTAGTATCTCTCGTTCTTTTTGATAAGATTGAGCAATACAAGATGCTGCATACATGAAGTCTTTTTCTTTATTTTTATTTTCTTGTTCAATATATTTTTTATTTTTATATCTGTTATATACATATTGGCTTATCAATATCAACATGTTAAGAAACAAACCAACTAAAACAATAGATACATTTCCAAATAAACTAGTACTTATTGTTGTGAGAAAAGGAATGATAAAAGATTTAGCATGACTTAATTGTTTACTTTTTTTACTATCTTTTGATTTTAATACAAAACGCTGATGTGGTTTATCAAAATGTATGTTTACATGCCGATAATATTTTGGAAAATCAGACTGTTTATATGAGATATGTGGTTGTCTATAAATCGCATCATCACGACATACAACTTTATTGGAAAAGAGAATGATATGCCATTGATTATTTGTCTTTTCTAATCGAAAACTTTTTGTCATCATCTGCATATTATCCATTATCGGATACATATTTTCTTGTACCAATTTATTTTGATAATAGAGAACATCATTTTGTGTCACTATACACACATGTGTGTTATTGATAAGTATGTGTATATCTTCTTCTATTTTTATAACATTATAATCATCTTTTCCGATTGTTAAAACAATATCAGATCTCAATGTAAAATAGAAATCATGAACATTCTCACTTTTTATGACTAACAATGAATATTGCTTTATTGTATGTAATCCTATACCCACATATTCTCCGTCAATCATTAGCTTATTATTCACTAAACTAAACACAATACCATCATGTTTTATCATAGGATTTTGTCTGTGAATGGATAATTTTGTTAATAATATATCAAATATATATACTTCATAATAAGAATGACTACTCATTTTTACCCTCTTTTTTATCCAATTCATGATACAAATAGTCAATTTCTTTTTTATACTCCGTTAATAATTGCTCTTGCGTATCGGATAGTTCAACTGTCTTTTTTGTTGTATCATATAGATGTAAGTAAGCTAAAAGTAACATTTGTTTATCTTGATTTATTTTGGCCACTTCAAGTGCCTGTTGATAATCTTTTTTTCCTAAATAAATCCAAAAATTTAATACATGTGATGATGACGATAAAGAAATTGTCTTTAATGCATCTATTTTTTGAATATATTTACTATCTTGTCGCTGTATACTTGCATAAGCTAATAAATAGCGTTTGATTTGTGATAAATTATCTAAACTTTCTCCTTTTAACTGCTCTTGGATAAAGTCATAATCTCCTTTCAAAAAAGCTGTTTGTAATTGATATTCTATAGTATCATAAATTGGTTTTGTTATAATATTCATCCCAAAAATAACCGACATAACTAAAAATCCTACTTTATAAAAAACATAAAGATACTTTGAAACATACTTTTTTTGTTTTCTTTGTTTCTTTATTTCTTTTTGATATTCTGCTTGTAAATATGTGTCAAGTTGCTCTATTGATTCTATTTGATGTAAATGATTTGAAAAAGTATCAGAAAGTG contains:
- the essC gene encoding type VII secretion protein EssC; translation: MSSHSYYEVYIFDILLTKLSIHRQNPMIKHDGIVFSLVNNKLMIDGEYVGIGLHTIKQYSLLVIKSENVHDFYFTLRSDIVLTIGKDDYNVIKIEEDIHILINNTHVCIVTQNDVLYYQNKLVQENMYPIMDNMQMMTKSFRLEKTNNQWHIILFSNKVVCRDDAIYRQPHISYKQSDFPKYYRHVNIHFDKPHQRFVLKSKDSKKSKQLSHAKSFIIPFLTTISTSLFGNVSIVLVGLFLNMLILISQYVYNRYKNKKYIEQENKNKEKDFMYAASCIAQSYQKEREILQQNFPFPSELVRLMSVYDTRIYERAYYHDYFLTVSLGLGSVSSKLSIDIQNDEDKLLKKRFSRHERSPISLSLKESYVGVVGTYQNMMCFLEHILIQLTFFHSYLDVQFVCLISKDEYNKIWRKWRFLKHFYINDCCMRGLWYQEEHRQKGLDALYNVLLKRKDKLKKGHVFLPHYLFIVTDYKYIIEHPIYHLLEKYPNQLGMTVIFISISKLMLPHIVKETILLHTEEKGQVLSAQYDSHFFLYPPTQHIENGIRCLSNLIHIDTKKPMMSTSLNFLEQYQISQVSELSILHRWQTAKSYQSLKVTIGISDKNNRVYWDLHESEHGAHALIAGMTGSGKSQFLITYLLSLAVSYSPEDISMFIIDWKGGEIVYALEKLPHIVGVVTNLDENHVLRAIQSLKAEIKKRQEAFVYYRVFNLNEYIKRYKAHKQCTSVSTMEPLPHLFLICDEFAELKTYAPEFLIELTSIARIGRSLGIHLILATQKPSGIINEQMESNIQSKIVLKVNSEQDSNELLKTPDAAYITTRGRGYLKIGQKSQILFQSGYTGCSNMTKQDIALTIYKIDDLGQSINVLPTVQTTKAMTQLEAIISEIVYVHKMSSFKKVQKVLIPPLEESILMPILQHHTMPDMCAPLGIIDLPFYQKQEIYFFNVWQQSHTIVFGSKGYGKTSTILTMILSLTMYHSPEWLYIYMVDFDYYHLSAFLDLPHVLEYVSYDEQEKLNQMIQHIYSIFTQRKKMKHMKKYPTILIFIDDYDSSMSCEKLEECLYQVIKEGAAFSIYVIMTVSTMNNVRMALLNMFRTKIVLHLKEKQDALYLLGKSTLIPKAIKGRGYIIQEEPILCQIYTVENICERIEYIYQYWCKHHITKKLESVYQH